The Rubripirellula reticaptiva DNA window CCCAGTTCGCCGCTGGCGAAGACTTGGAAAAGTATCCACGAACGTTTGACGCTGATTGTCAGGCTGTGAAGGCCGCCGGCGCCGTCTGTGTGTTCTCGCCTTCGATCACAGAAATGTATCCGGACGGATGCAGTACGTTTGTCGATCCGCCTGCCGTTGCGTTGCCGCTTGAAGGTATCTCTCGACCAGAACACTTCCGCGGCGTCACAACAATCGTTGCCAAGCTGTTCAACCTGATTCCAGCGACGCATGCCGTCTTCGGCAGCAAGGACTACCAGCAATTGAAAGTGGTCGAAGCGATGGTCAGTGACCTGAATTTTGGTATTCAGATCGTCGCGGGCGGGATCATCCGCGAACCCGATGGTTTGGCGATGAGCAGCCGGAATCGATACCTTTCGCCAGCCGATCGAGCATCTGCGTTGTCATTGTCGGCTGCACTTCGCGGTGCGAAAGAACTTGCCCGTGGCGGTGAGACGGACATCGCAAAGCTCGAAGCCGCGATGCAGAAAAGTCTGGCCGGCGTCGACAAACTCGAATACGCGACTATCGTTGACGCCAACACGTTACAGCCAATGCAGACGCTTCGGTCGCCTGCCCAGGCTCTGATAGCTGCGCGTGTCGGGACTACACGGTTGATCGATAACGAGCGGATTTTGTAGGTTTCGTAAAACCGTTTCGTTCTAGGCTGCTCGTGAAGCCAGTGTTTGCGGAAGGCGACAATCCGTTACACTTCCGGCATGTTCGGACTCTTTCAATCTCGCCCGCCGCTGTCGACTTTCGCTCGCGTCGATATCGAATTGCTGCTGCGCCGCTGTGTCGAAGTCATCGGTGCTGACGTGGTCGTCAGTGCGGAGGTCATCACCGACATCAAACAATTGGATCTGAACGCGGATTCGCCTGCAAACTTGATCGCGTCCGCAGCCGAGCAAGTTAGCCGTTGTTTGCAAGTGGATATTCGCGACATCCAGTTCCTGCACGACGACGATCCTGAATTTGCATTCGCGTCGACCTACGCCAATGGCACGATCAGGCTTCACCGCGAAGTCACCACGGACCCGCTGCGAACTGTGGTCGAGATCGCCAATCAACTGGCTCACCATTTCTGGGTGCATCAGCCTGCACCACGGCCGCTCGATACTCATGCACGAACGACCACGTTGATGCCGATCGCGATGGGGCTGGGGGTATTGGCCAGCAAGGCGTCACTGCAAGAATCACACTGGAACGCGGCCGGATACAGCGGTTGGTCGATGTCGCGATGCGGCTACTATAGCGCTCTCGAAATCGGGTACGCGTTGGCATTGATGGCGAGGCTTCGCGGTGAGTCGTCGCCCGCCTGGCTTTCGAGTTTGCGATTGGATACTAAGAAGACATTCCAGGCTGCTCAGAAGTATTTTTCGAAACATGAATCCGCTGGCGGTGAGTTGCTCTTCGACGCCAGCCGCATTCCATCGAGCGACCGGGACGCCACCGAGTTGTCCAACTGGTTGGCAGGCAGCGATTCCACGTTTGCGATGGCGGCTGCCTATGCGCTTGCCAAGTTCGACCAAATTCCGAGTGTCGCGGCCGACGCCGCGCTTGCATTGACTCGTTCAAAGGATTCCGAGTTGGTGGTCTTGGCGACAAGACTGCTCGGAAAAACGTCTAACGAAGATTCGCGAATCAACCCGCAAATCTTGACTCTGGTTGCTCAGCGAATCAACCCGATTGCTTTAGCCGCTCTGCATTCGGCTAGCCAGCGTGGGATGCCGATGTTGGCGTTGAAGCCACAGATCGAAAAACTGCTGTCCGACCCCTCGCTCGACTTGATCCCAGTCGTCGATTTGATTCGTAAGCACGCCCGCGAACTATCTTCCTTATCGGCGGCTGTTTGCCAACAAACTGCTGCCGCGATTCGCTTCAAAGACGACGAAGCTACCGCGACGCTGTTGGAATGTCTTTCGCAAATGGTCGACGACCCAGTCTGCGAAGTTGAAAGACACATCCGCAACGCGGATACTAGGGCCTTGGCGATCGAGAGACTGCAAGCGGGCAAAGCAAGCAAGATTGGCGATTGAGAGAACCCATGACCACTCAACCGATCAGCGAAACGGCTGAGCCAAATTTGGATCAGGCGGCGATTGCTGATTATTTTGCGTCGGAACAGTTCAAGCGGTCTTGTTCGACCAGGTTGTCGGAGGACGAAAAAGCGTTCCGCGACGAAGTTCGGTACGATCAGCGACGCGGCCGATTGCTGCGAGCTTGGACTCTTGAGTTGGAACGAGAAGACGGTCTCAGCATGGGGATCGCTTTCTACGGATTGGGTTCCTGTTGGTTAGCGATTGCCATTTTTGTGCCGCACGGCGTTTGGATGCTGGGCGGGTTCACCAATCAAGTGTTCGGGTTCTGGATCACGCTGGTGCAGTTCACGTTCGCGCCGATGTTGATGTGTTTGGCGATGATCTCGGTCACGTCGTCGATGTGGTACGTCTCGCTAGCGAAGCGTTTTGCGACGGCGATCGCAATACTAACACCGGCGACGTTGATGCTGATCTTTGGACTCGTCCAGATGTCGTGGATCGAATGGAGTGACGTGTGGCCGCGAGTCCCATTCTTGGTGATCTCCTTCTGTGTGGCTTCGACCGCAGTGACACTGCCGCTGCAGATGTGGGGCGGATGGTCATTGTCGCAAGCTCGCGAGATGCCGCGGGAATTGCCTCGGCTTAGCACCTACCAGTTCCTAGAACTCACTGCGATTGCGTCCGTGATTTTCGCTGTCGGCGTATTCGTGCGGGATCGCAGCATTTGGTATGAAGGGCTCGCATGCACCCTCATTTCTCTGCTATGCACGTTGGCCGTCACCGCGATGATCGTCACTCGGTTGAATAAACTGCGACGTTACCGTTTCATCGGGTTTGTCATCGCATCGGTGTTTGGATTTACCGCGATGTTGATTGTCAGCTTGTTCGGGTTTTCCCGATTCGAAGAAACCATGTTCTGGAACAATCAAGCCGAGCAAACTTTCGCGATCTTGATTGCGTCCACGATCGGAGCCGCGATTTTCGTCGGGACTATGCAACTAGCCACATGGTGGCTGCATTTGTGCGGATGGCAATGCGTCAAACTCAACAAAGTCGAGGGGGCGGCACCTTCCGATTGAAGGTCACGCGCCCCATCTCTAAGTGCCGATGTTATTTATTGAGCCACTTTGTGACCGCACGCACGGTCGTTGCGCGCCCGGCACGGGCGATCGATGTCGTCAGCGGAATTTCTTTGGGGCAAACCGAGACGCAGTTCTGTGCGTTGCCGCAGGCTGCCACACCGCCAGGACCCATCAACGTGTCCAATCGTTCGTTGGCAAGCGTTTTTCCGGTCGGATGGTTATTGAATAGCATCGACTGCGAGATTGCGTGAGCGCCGACGAAACCTTCGCTGAACTCAGCTTCTTTGCGAGCTTCGAACGCTTCGTCTGACTCGTCTGCTCCTTGCGTCAATTCGATCTTCGTGTATTGCGGGCACGCTTCCAAGCAACATCCACAGCTCATGCACTGGCTAAGCGGGTAGTTCTGCTCTTGCGTTTCGCGCGGAATCCGTTCGCCGGGTCCAAGGTTGTAATAGCTGTCGACTGGTACCCAAGCTTGGACGCGTTTCAGGCCGCTGAACAAACGTTGGCGGTCAACCATCAAGTCACGTAGAACCGGAAACTTGCTCATTGGTTCGAGCACGATTTCGTCGGAATTCTCTTTCAACAGCTGGTCGACCAGTGCGCTGCAGCTTTGACGTACTCGTCCGTTGATTAGCATCGTGCAGGAACCGCAAACTTCTTCCAAGCAGCCGCAATCCCATGATACTGGGGCAACCGATTTGCCGTCCGACGTCTTCGCTTGCTGAGCGAGACGCATCAGAACAGTGATCACGTTGAGCTCAGGCTCATATTTGATCTTATGCAATTCCCAATACGGCTCCTTCCCAGGACCATCTTGGCGACGCACGCGGACATTGATGAATTCAGGTCGTTTTTTGGTGCTGGGTTCGAGGGCAATCATCCGTCGATCCTATCTGCGTTGGAATTAGAATTTGGATTGATGAAAATCTGTAGTCACGGTTAGGCAACCGCAGCCAAGTTCTGCGACGTAATTGAGTTTACGTCGCAATCAAGTCGTCGAGTGCGATCAGGCGTTTACCGCAACCGCTTGCTGTTGTTGCTTCTTGGCCAATGCCCGCTCATTCCAGACCTTTTCGATGTCTTCCGCTCCGACCAAACCATAAAGCCGAGGTCGTGGCGGTTGCAGCGAAGTGTCAACGTCTTCGTAGGTGATTTCGGGCATCATCGTGTCCTTGTTCCAGGTCGCAATCGAGCTCTTCAGGAACTTGCGATTGTTTTCCTCGAAGTCATCGCACCACTGTTCCGCCTGCTTCCGACGTTCAACCGGATCTTCGGAAGTCAACGATGGTTTCGCAAAGTCGGGTTTGAAGTGAGCACCGCGGCACTCATCTCGCATCAACGCGCCCTTGAGCAGCGTCTTCGCCAACGGGAACATGTCCTGTAGAGCTTTCGTGAAGATCACGTTCTGGTTGGACCAGGTGCCTGTATCTGACAATTTTGCCTTCATCGCACGCTTGTGCAGCGCGTCGACTTTTTCAATCGCATCGGACAGTTGATCGTTCCGGCGAACGACGGTCGCGACCCGAGTCATGATGTCACCGAGTTCTTGGTGAATCAAATAGGGGTTCTCATCAGCCGAGGCATCGCCGTTGAGCAACGCGTCGTGACGGTCCTGTTCCTTCTTGACCGCCGCATCCGAAATCGCGGGCGACAAATCTTTGTAGCCTTCTTTCTGGCTGGCCGCGTAGTTTTGAATGGACGTGCCCGTAAACAGGCCGGTGAAGATGCACGACAACAGCGAGTTCGCACCCAACCGGTTTGCACCGTGATAGTGGTAATCGCATTCGCCGATCGCGTACAAACCCGGGATGTTGGTCATATGATTTCGCGGGGCACCAGCTTCCATCCCGCCGCTGGAGCTCTTTACATAATCGGCCCACAATCCGCCCATGCTGTAGTGGACGGCCGGGAAGATTCGCATCGGCTCGATTCGTGGGTCAACGCCCTGGAACTTTTCATAGATTTCCAAGATGCCACCGAGCTTGCGATCAAGTTCAGCTTTCGGAATGTGCGTCAGGTCCAAGTAAACTGACATGCGATCTGATTCGATGCTGAGTCCTTCGTTGACACAGATATCGAAAATCTCTCGAGTCGCAATGTCCCGCGGCACCAAGTTGCCGTACGTCGGATAACGTTCCTCGAGGAAGTAATATCGTTCGTTTTCTGGAATGTCATTCGGCTCGCGTGGGTCCTGCGGAGTCCGCGGCACCCATACTCGGCCGCCTTCGCCCCGAGCCGATTCGCTCATCAAACGCAGCTTGTCGCTGCCCGGGATTGCGGTCGGGTGGACCTGGATAAATTCGCCGTTACCGTACTTGGCACCCGCTTGGAAACAACGGCTCGCTGCACTACCGGTGCAGAAAACGCTCATCGTGCTACGGCCATAGATCAGGCCACAACCGCCTGTTGCGACAACAATCGCATCCGCTGGAAAGGCTCGAATCTTCATCGACACCATGTCCTGAGCGACTGCACCGCGACAACGGCCTTCGTCATCCAAAATTGGTCCCAAAAAGTCCCAGAATTCGTACTTCTTGACCAGGCCTTCACTTTCGCGGCGGCGCACTTGTTCGTCCAAGCCGTAAAGCAACTGCTGACCGGTGGTCGCACCCGCGAATGCGGTTCTCTTGTAAAGAGTGCCGCCAAAACGTCGGCGGTCCAAGAAACCTTCATCCGTGCGGTTAAAAGGAACACCCAAGCGGTCCATCAATTCGATGATCTTGGGGGCCCAGTCGGACATTTCTTTGACTGGCGGTTGATGGTTCAGGAAGTCACCGCCATAAACCGTATCGTCGAAGTGATTCCACTCGCTGTCGCCAAGCTGTCGAGTCTGATCATTGCAACTGTTGATCCCGCCCTGCGCACAGACGCTGTGCGAGCGTTTTACAGGAGTCAGACTTAGCAGGTCGACCGCGACACCCAGTTCGGCCAATTTCATGGTCGATGCGAGGCCTGCCAAACCGCCACCGATAACCACTACGCGATGTTCTGACATGGGATGCTGTTCCTAACCGTTTTCAATATCTGACGTTGAGTTCAATTTTGCAGACTTTGGATCTGCACGCTGTTGTTTTACTCGGTGATAACCGCGATTTTCGAGGCAAAATAACAGCCATCACCTGGCTGCTCTCTGACTTGCCAACCGGCTACTCAGTCTCTACCAGTTCAATTTCGACGACTTCGCCACCCGTAATTTGGGTATCCCGTTTCGAGCGTTTTTCTTCGTTTTCGGGGATCCAACCAGACTCGACCGAGGCTTCATACATGCGGTCTTCAATCTGTCGGTATTCGGCAATCTCTTTTTCACCCGGCGCGACTGCGGCCCACCAAGCTGTGGTCCCGATGAACGCTATCAGTACGCCAAACACCGTGCAGATTTTCGATGCACGAGCTTGTGCGTTTGGTGAAATCCAAAGTCCCCAAGTAATCCCGGCAGTCCACAAACCGTTGGCCAAGTGGTACACGCAGGCCAACATTCCGACCAGGTAAAACGCCGGCCATAGGTAGCCTTCCATCGCTTGAACCAATGAACTGGCGGCGTTGTAAGGCGAGAACGCACCGAAACCGATCGGCTGAATCACGCTCAACCAAACGTGAGCGTGCAGCCAACCGTGCAGGTGTAGAACGTGAAAAAACAGATACACAAGGGCGATGATGCCCGTCACCCGTTGCCAAACGTAGCGGCGGTTGTTGGTGAATTTGTAGTGGTCGCTATTGGAACGCCCCGTCTTGGCGATCCAAACTCCGATGATCGCATGAAACAACAGCGGCAAGAATATTCCACCCCACTCAATTACCGGCAGCAATTGCCCCGGACTGTGGATCAAATACACGGCTCGTTGAAACATGTCGGACCCGCTGATCAAACTGGCGTTCGTCGTCAGGTGAACGCACATGTACAGACCAAGCGGAACGATGCCCAACAACGAATGAATGCGGCGAATCGCAAACTCGTGTCGCATGAAAAAGCTGTGTGCCGATGGGGAGGCGGGCGCGCTCATGTGGTGAGATCGATTATGAGTGTTGAGACATTGCGAGTAGATGGTGCGAGTAAAGCACACGCTCACCTCGCTAAGCGTTAGGTTAATGCAAAAACCCTTCGAGGTGTGATGCCACCAAGGGTGGATAAGTTGTCGCAGCAAGTGCGATCTTGGAACTTTATTATGAATATCTGGATCATTGTTTCGTCAGCCGTCGCCGTCGTGCTGGTCAGCATTTTGGTTTTTCGACTGCACGCGTTTCTGACGCTGCTGTTGGCCGGAATGTTGGTCGCTGTTCTAGCAACCGGCGAACCGATCACCCGGTTCACCGAATTTCAAGTCTCTGGCGGCCAAATGTCGTCCGTTGATGCATCCGCGATCTTGAAAATGTCGCCGTCCAGTCGGTTGGGGCAGGCGTTCGGAGAGACAGCCGGCAAAATCGGAATTCTGATCGCACTAGCCAGTGTCGTCGGCGGATGTTTGCTGGAATCGCGAGCGGCGTCGGTGATCGTCGATCGGATGCTCAAACTGGTGGGCCCCAAACGAGCCCCCGAGGCGATGGCGGTCAGCGCGTTTGTGTTGGCCATTCCTGTGTTTTTTGACACCGTTTTTTACTTGATGGTGCCGCTGGCTCGCAGCTTGCGCGAAAAAGTCGGCGCGAACTACGTGCTGTTCATCTTGGCGATTTTGGCGGGCGGTTCGATCGCACACTCGCTGGTTCCGCCCAC harbors:
- the sdhA gene encoding succinate dehydrogenase flavoprotein subunit; the encoded protein is MSEHRVVVIGGGLAGLASTMKLAELGVAVDLLSLTPVKRSHSVCAQGGINSCNDQTRQLGDSEWNHFDDTVYGGDFLNHQPPVKEMSDWAPKIIELMDRLGVPFNRTDEGFLDRRRFGGTLYKRTAFAGATTGQQLLYGLDEQVRRRESEGLVKKYEFWDFLGPILDDEGRCRGAVAQDMVSMKIRAFPADAIVVATGGCGLIYGRSTMSVFCTGSAASRCFQAGAKYGNGEFIQVHPTAIPGSDKLRLMSESARGEGGRVWVPRTPQDPREPNDIPENERYYFLEERYPTYGNLVPRDIATREIFDICVNEGLSIESDRMSVYLDLTHIPKAELDRKLGGILEIYEKFQGVDPRIEPMRIFPAVHYSMGGLWADYVKSSSGGMEAGAPRNHMTNIPGLYAIGECDYHYHGANRLGANSLLSCIFTGLFTGTSIQNYAASQKEGYKDLSPAISDAAVKKEQDRHDALLNGDASADENPYLIHQELGDIMTRVATVVRRNDQLSDAIEKVDALHKRAMKAKLSDTGTWSNQNVIFTKALQDMFPLAKTLLKGALMRDECRGAHFKPDFAKPSLTSEDPVERRKQAEQWCDDFEENNRKFLKSSIATWNKDTMMPEITYEDVDTSLQPPRPRLYGLVGAEDIEKVWNERALAKKQQQQAVAVNA
- the panC gene encoding pantoate--beta-alanine ligase produces the protein MQIIHSGDEVRQLVWSMRGRGKTVGVVPTMGALHDGHVSLVRKSVELCDHTIVTIFVNPTQFAAGEDLEKYPRTFDADCQAVKAAGAVCVFSPSITEMYPDGCSTFVDPPAVALPLEGISRPEHFRGVTTIVAKLFNLIPATHAVFGSKDYQQLKVVEAMVSDLNFGIQIVAGGIIREPDGLAMSSRNRYLSPADRASALSLSAALRGAKELARGGETDIAKLEAAMQKSLAGVDKLEYATIVDANTLQPMQTLRSPAQALIAARVGTTRLIDNERIL
- the sdhB gene encoding succinate dehydrogenase iron-sulfur subunit encodes the protein MIALEPSTKKRPEFINVRVRRQDGPGKEPYWELHKIKYEPELNVITVLMRLAQQAKTSDGKSVAPVSWDCGCLEEVCGSCTMLINGRVRQSCSALVDQLLKENSDEIVLEPMSKFPVLRDLMVDRQRLFSGLKRVQAWVPVDSYYNLGPGERIPRETQEQNYPLSQCMSCGCCLEACPQYTKIELTQGADESDEAFEARKEAEFSEGFVGAHAISQSMLFNNHPTGKTLANERLDTLMGPGGVAACGNAQNCVSVCPKEIPLTTSIARAGRATTVRAVTKWLNK
- a CDS encoding succinate dehydrogenase cytochrome b558 subunit, giving the protein MSAPASPSAHSFFMRHEFAIRRIHSLLGIVPLGLYMCVHLTTNASLISGSDMFQRAVYLIHSPGQLLPVIEWGGIFLPLLFHAIIGVWIAKTGRSNSDHYKFTNNRRYVWQRVTGIIALVYLFFHVLHLHGWLHAHVWLSVIQPIGFGAFSPYNAASSLVQAMEGYLWPAFYLVGMLACVYHLANGLWTAGITWGLWISPNAQARASKICTVFGVLIAFIGTTAWWAAVAPGEKEIAEYRQIEDRMYEASVESGWIPENEEKRSKRDTQITGGEVVEIELVETE